A single window of Actinoallomurus bryophytorum DNA harbors:
- a CDS encoding response regulator transcription factor, translating into MIVEDDAVIGSELLKALSATGYEVSLARDGQDGLAHARADPPDLVLLDLGLPDIEGVDLCRRLRAVLPQAVIVVLTARTEEFEVVVALDAGADDYLTKPFRLTELVARLRAHLRRQGAPPGENVLTVGQVRLDVPARRVHAGEAEVPLRPKEFDLLTALVTRAGEVVTREQLMDEVWDENWFGPTKTLDVHVSALRRKLGAYAHITTLRGRGYRYERDAARGG; encoded by the coding sequence TTGATCGTGGAGGATGACGCCGTCATCGGCTCGGAGCTACTCAAGGCCCTGTCCGCGACCGGCTACGAGGTGAGCCTGGCCCGTGACGGGCAGGACGGGCTGGCGCACGCGCGTGCGGATCCGCCGGATCTCGTCCTTCTCGACCTCGGGCTGCCCGACATCGAGGGTGTCGACCTGTGCCGCCGGCTGCGCGCCGTCCTGCCCCAGGCCGTGATCGTCGTGCTCACCGCCCGTACCGAGGAGTTCGAGGTCGTGGTGGCGCTGGACGCCGGGGCCGACGACTATCTCACCAAGCCGTTCCGGCTGACCGAGCTCGTCGCGCGGCTGCGCGCCCATCTGCGGCGCCAGGGCGCGCCGCCGGGTGAGAACGTCCTCACGGTGGGCCAGGTCCGGCTCGACGTGCCGGCGCGCCGGGTACACGCGGGCGAGGCCGAGGTGCCGCTGCGGCCGAAGGAGTTCGACCTGCTGACGGCGCTGGTGACGCGTGCGGGCGAGGTCGTCACCCGCGAGCAGCTCATGGACGAGGTCTGGGACGAGAACTGGTTCGGCCCGACCAAGACTCTTGACGTGCACGTCTCCGCTCTGCGGCGGAAGCTCGGGGCATATGCGCATATCACCACCTTGCGCGGGCGCGGCTATCGGTATGAACGCGACGCGGCGAGAGGGGGGTGA
- a CDS encoding LCP family protein → MGQSVGASAGDDQDDEPGHEPGGSLWHALGLTAASAVIWGVAHLVAGRRVAGLLLMALLALLLGGAIVVVLDFRDDLQQVAVQRDWLAGITIGILVLALLWAAIVVRSYLVVRPRGLGGASRVLAVGMVLVLVMGVCTPLVWAARDTYTLRDTIGTIFHGDDAAPPAVVNVADPWQDKPRVNILLLGGDGAGDRVGIRTDSMTVASIDTKTGDTVLISLPRNLQHFTVIPRLRKRWPYGFTGVSPGDEGLLNELFQDGEDDKSLVPGFDKGRRGPELVREEISYLIGQPIDYYVLVNLFGFADIIDAMGGVKVHIAQDIPYGGPEDGSAPTGVLKAGNRKLKGKQALWFGRSRTSSSDFVRMGRQKCLMKDVAEQADPQKVLTSFQKLAKAAKKTISTNIPASMLPPLVKLSGTMKQGAQVSSLMYVPPQFHVVRPDVAVMRQAAAKAIAASESAGQTPPPSPGASADPGASADPSGSADPSGSPSASPDQRKSKAVSLATACG, encoded by the coding sequence ATGGGGCAGAGTGTGGGCGCCTCCGCCGGGGACGACCAGGACGACGAGCCTGGTCATGAGCCGGGGGGTTCGCTCTGGCATGCCCTCGGCCTGACCGCCGCCTCGGCGGTCATCTGGGGTGTCGCCCATCTGGTGGCCGGCCGCCGTGTCGCCGGCCTCCTCCTCATGGCCCTGCTCGCCCTCCTGCTCGGCGGCGCCATCGTCGTCGTGCTGGACTTCCGCGACGATCTCCAGCAGGTCGCCGTCCAGCGCGACTGGCTGGCCGGCATCACCATCGGCATCCTCGTGCTGGCGCTCCTGTGGGCCGCCATCGTGGTCCGGTCCTACCTGGTCGTCCGGCCGCGCGGACTGGGCGGCGCGTCGAGGGTGCTCGCCGTCGGCATGGTCCTCGTGCTCGTCATGGGAGTGTGCACGCCGCTCGTGTGGGCGGCCCGCGACACCTACACGCTGCGCGACACGATCGGCACGATCTTCCACGGCGACGACGCGGCGCCCCCTGCGGTCGTCAACGTCGCGGACCCGTGGCAGGACAAGCCGCGCGTCAACATCCTGCTGCTGGGCGGGGACGGCGCAGGCGACCGCGTCGGGATCCGTACCGACAGCATGACGGTCGCGAGCATCGACACCAAGACCGGCGACACCGTCCTGATCAGCCTGCCGCGCAACCTGCAGCACTTCACGGTGATCCCGCGGCTGCGCAAGCGGTGGCCGTACGGGTTCACGGGAGTGTCGCCCGGCGACGAGGGCCTGCTGAACGAGCTGTTCCAGGACGGCGAGGACGACAAGTCGCTCGTACCCGGCTTCGACAAGGGGCGACGCGGGCCCGAGCTGGTGCGCGAGGAGATCTCCTACCTCATCGGCCAGCCCATCGACTACTACGTCCTGGTCAACCTGTTCGGTTTCGCCGACATCATCGACGCGATGGGCGGGGTCAAGGTCCACATCGCCCAGGACATCCCCTACGGCGGCCCCGAGGACGGAAGCGCGCCCACGGGAGTACTGAAGGCCGGAAACCGGAAGCTGAAAGGCAAACAGGCCCTGTGGTTCGGACGCTCGCGCACGTCGAGCAGCGACTTCGTCCGGATGGGCCGGCAGAAGTGCCTGATGAAGGACGTCGCCGAACAGGCCGACCCGCAGAAGGTGCTGACGAGCTTCCAGAAGCTGGCCAAGGCGGCGAAGAAGACGATCTCCACGAACATCCCTGCGTCGATGCTGCCGCCACTGGTCAAGCTGTCCGGGACGATGAAGCAGGGCGCCCAGGTGAGCAGCCTGATGTACGTGCCGCCGCAGTTCCATGTCGTCCGGCCGGACGTCGCGGTGATGCGGCAGGCGGCGGCCAAGGCGATCGCGGCCAGCGAGAGCGCGGGACAGACGCCACCGCCCAGTCCGGGAGCGTCGGCCGATCCTGGGGCTTCGGCGGACCCGAGTGGGAGCGCCGACCCTTCCGGGAGTCCGTCGGCAAGTCCTGACCAGCGGAAGAGCAAGGCGGTCTCGTTGGCGACGGCCTGCGGGTGA
- a CDS encoding bifunctional glycosyltransferase/CDP-glycerol:glycerophosphate glycerophosphotransferase yields the protein MTDVSVVVIVYNDADRLPGAVRSALDQSHRNVEVVIVNDASTDATAGVANALAAAEPERVRVIHRAENSGGCGQPRNDGIAAAYGTYLMFLDSDDTLDQHACRNLVAAAEENEAELVSGCCWRVFPDKREERAWYRGVYRERGVYASVREHPQLLYDTLSTNKLYRRDFLDREGLRFVERLHYEDLLFSTQAYLAARKIAIIPHRVYNWMIYENAETLSITNQRAELRNFSDRLEIFRRIDAVYARYGADDLKLSKDVKFLNHDLLLYVRGLRSRDRCYREAFLALAREYMATLDPRAYEEAHELPAIIGFMVAKGDHEGAITAADYVGKGGVGKPRLTAPLVEREGRIYWSADHLDTAEGRRILDVTELGIHSLPLKSLNPGGRVTRMERSGRVLRLAGDVVNPLNRIGRDATLGARLEFRDRSRTGRFFAVPAEVEYADGRLRWSAEVEPGRDVRPLGFVDQSWGLRLRLKAGDDTLVIRLFANDPLELSVPVRPRLTRLAGDHFEAYVPENGEMAFRLVAHGRAGRVTLAALRRLTASGRGRRWWTALLRAERRWKSVFTRRATKLAVYNKLLIRLPIRRETIVFESHLGKQYSDNPKYIYEELRASGAGHTAIWSYAKSTAGFPKDAKLVRRGSWPYYLALARAGFWVDNQGLPREAVKRPQTTYIQTWHGSAYKRMGFDEPGVKRSTKVQRARFQRTVDRYDAFLIRSEHDAKTLAKGLGVRAELIRSGYPRNDALINGGDTTGLAAELGLPGDDRKVVLYAPTFRTGPKGKAQKRFEIPFDLEEFAEELGETHLLLVRPHYLNVAVIPPSLSGVVRDVGAVHDVTSLLLLTDALVTDYSSLMFDYALLDRPMVFFAPDLEDYARTRGTYFDLRQEAPGPVVAGPDDLFAALADLDGLATTYAKHRRGFVERYGEYDRGTAAKQIVDRFFTGDHDA from the coding sequence ATGACAGACGTCAGCGTGGTCGTCATCGTCTACAACGATGCCGACCGGCTGCCGGGCGCGGTGCGCTCCGCGCTCGACCAGTCCCACCGCAACGTCGAAGTGGTGATCGTCAACGACGCCAGCACCGACGCGACGGCAGGAGTGGCCAACGCGCTCGCCGCGGCGGAGCCCGAACGCGTACGGGTGATCCACCGGGCGGAGAACTCCGGCGGCTGCGGGCAGCCGCGCAACGACGGCATCGCCGCGGCGTACGGCACGTACCTGATGTTCCTCGACAGCGACGACACGCTCGACCAGCACGCCTGCCGCAACCTGGTCGCCGCGGCCGAGGAGAACGAGGCCGAGCTCGTCTCCGGTTGCTGCTGGCGCGTCTTTCCGGACAAGCGTGAGGAACGCGCCTGGTACCGCGGCGTCTACCGCGAGCGCGGCGTGTACGCGTCGGTGCGTGAGCACCCGCAGCTGCTGTACGACACGTTGTCGACCAACAAGCTGTACCGCCGTGACTTCCTCGACCGCGAGGGCCTGCGCTTCGTCGAACGCCTGCACTACGAGGACCTGCTGTTCAGCACGCAGGCCTACCTCGCCGCGAGGAAGATCGCGATCATTCCGCACCGTGTCTACAACTGGATGATCTACGAGAACGCCGAGACCCTCTCGATCACCAACCAGCGCGCCGAACTGCGCAACTTCTCCGACCGGCTGGAGATCTTCCGCCGCATCGACGCGGTGTACGCGCGCTACGGCGCCGATGACCTCAAGCTGTCCAAGGACGTCAAGTTCCTCAACCACGACCTGCTGCTGTACGTCCGGGGGCTGCGCAGCCGCGACCGGTGCTACCGCGAGGCGTTCCTCGCCCTGGCGCGCGAGTACATGGCCACGCTCGACCCTCGCGCGTACGAGGAGGCGCACGAGCTCCCGGCGATCATCGGGTTCATGGTCGCCAAGGGCGACCACGAGGGCGCCATCACCGCCGCGGACTACGTGGGAAAGGGCGGGGTCGGCAAGCCACGGCTGACCGCGCCGCTCGTCGAACGCGAGGGCCGGATCTACTGGTCCGCCGACCATCTCGACACCGCGGAGGGGCGCCGTATTCTCGACGTCACCGAGCTCGGCATCCACTCGCTGCCGCTCAAGTCGCTCAACCCGGGGGGCCGGGTCACCCGGATGGAGCGTTCCGGGCGCGTGCTCAGGCTGGCCGGGGACGTCGTCAACCCGCTGAACCGCATCGGCCGGGACGCCACATTAGGCGCGCGCCTGGAGTTTCGCGACCGCAGCCGTACCGGCCGGTTCTTCGCGGTGCCCGCCGAGGTGGAGTACGCGGACGGCAGGCTCCGCTGGAGCGCCGAGGTCGAACCGGGCCGCGACGTACGCCCGCTCGGCTTCGTCGACCAGAGCTGGGGCCTGCGGCTCCGGCTGAAGGCCGGCGACGACACTTTGGTCATCCGGCTGTTCGCGAACGACCCGTTGGAGCTGTCGGTGCCGGTACGGCCACGCCTGACGCGCCTGGCCGGCGACCACTTCGAGGCCTACGTCCCCGAGAACGGTGAGATGGCCTTCCGTCTCGTCGCGCACGGCCGCGCCGGCCGCGTCACACTCGCCGCGCTGCGCAGGCTCACCGCCTCCGGCCGGGGACGGCGCTGGTGGACCGCGCTGCTGCGTGCCGAGCGCCGGTGGAAGTCGGTCTTCACCCGGCGCGCCACCAAGCTCGCCGTCTACAACAAGCTGCTCATCCGCCTGCCGATCCGTCGCGAGACGATCGTGTTCGAGAGCCACCTCGGCAAGCAGTACTCCGACAACCCCAAGTACATCTACGAGGAGCTCCGCGCGTCCGGTGCCGGCCACACCGCCATCTGGTCCTACGCCAAGAGCACGGCAGGCTTCCCGAAGGACGCCAAGTTGGTCCGCCGGGGCTCCTGGCCTTACTACCTCGCGCTCGCACGAGCCGGCTTCTGGGTGGACAACCAGGGACTCCCGCGTGAAGCGGTCAAACGCCCGCAGACCACCTACATCCAGACCTGGCACGGGTCGGCGTACAAGCGGATGGGCTTCGACGAGCCGGGGGTCAAACGGAGCACGAAGGTCCAGCGCGCCCGTTTCCAGCGCACCGTCGACCGCTACGACGCCTTCCTGATCCGGTCCGAGCACGACGCGAAGACCCTGGCCAAGGGGCTGGGCGTCCGCGCCGAGCTGATCCGCAGCGGCTATCCGCGCAACGACGCGCTCATCAACGGCGGCGACACCACCGGCCTCGCCGCGGAGCTCGGGCTCCCCGGCGACGACCGCAAGGTGGTGCTGTACGCGCCGACGTTCCGTACCGGCCCGAAGGGCAAGGCGCAGAAGCGTTTCGAGATCCCGTTCGACCTGGAGGAGTTCGCCGAGGAGCTCGGTGAGACCCATCTGCTGCTGGTGCGGCCGCACTACCTCAACGTGGCGGTGATCCCGCCGAGCCTGAGCGGTGTCGTCCGTGACGTGGGCGCCGTGCACGACGTCACGTCACTGCTCCTGCTCACCGACGCACTCGTCACCGACTACTCGTCGCTCATGTTCGACTACGCGCTGCTCGACCGGCCCATGGTGTTCTTCGCCCCCGACCTGGAGGACTACGCCCGCACCCGTGGCACGTACTTCGACCTCCGGCAGGAGGCGCCCGGCCCGGTCGTCGCCGGCCCCGACGACCTGTTCGCCGCGCTCGCCGACCTGGACGGCCTCGCCACGACGTACGCGAAACACCGGCGTGGGTTCGTCGAGCGCTACGGGGAGTACGACCGGGGCACAGCCGCGAAGCAGATCGTCGACCGGTTCTTCACGGGGGATCACGATGCGTGA
- a CDS encoding sensor histidine kinase has product MTGNLPAGRPLRRRVLVAIVGVAAAAVVLFAIPLAVVLQRLYRDETIVSLERDATRISAAVPDSIAQHPKPVPLVTRMSRRLSVGVYTLQGRRVTGRGPGNSPVAGRAGDGHVHEAVEHGLLTVSAPVPSDESIVAVIRVATPYDDVTARAERSWLLMAGLAVLVIGLAAVVARRQAVRLAAPLERLTTDAQALGDGDFSIRARTVGVREADAASRALEATARRLGDVLDRERAFSAHVSHQLRTPLTGLLLGLEAGLEEDDQRAVIRTALERGEHLQEIIEDLVRLSRGSAGDRGVLDVTALLDEVRARTDVDVRVPDRLPEVRASLTAVRQILHVLLDNAVTHGRPPVTVSVIDLGNGLAIDVTDTGPGIPDGTDVFRAPADGHGIGLALARSLAEAEGGRLIIRRSSPPTFSVLLPAGGYGSRD; this is encoded by the coding sequence ATGACCGGTAACCTCCCGGCCGGCCGTCCTCTGCGCCGCCGCGTGCTGGTCGCGATCGTCGGCGTGGCCGCCGCGGCGGTCGTGCTGTTCGCGATCCCGCTGGCGGTCGTCCTGCAACGGCTGTACCGCGACGAGACGATCGTGTCCCTAGAACGCGACGCGACCCGCATCTCGGCCGCCGTCCCCGACTCGATCGCGCAGCACCCGAAGCCGGTGCCGCTCGTCACCCGCATGTCGCGGCGCCTGAGCGTCGGCGTCTACACCCTGCAAGGCCGGCGCGTCACCGGCCGCGGGCCGGGGAACTCGCCGGTCGCCGGCCGAGCGGGTGACGGCCACGTCCACGAGGCGGTCGAGCACGGCCTGCTGACCGTGTCCGCGCCGGTGCCCTCCGACGAGTCCATCGTCGCGGTGATCCGGGTGGCGACGCCGTACGACGACGTCACCGCCAGGGCCGAGCGGTCCTGGCTCCTCATGGCGGGACTCGCCGTTCTCGTCATCGGACTGGCCGCGGTGGTCGCGCGGCGTCAGGCGGTACGCCTCGCCGCCCCGCTCGAACGGCTGACCACGGACGCGCAGGCCCTCGGCGACGGCGACTTCAGCATCCGGGCGCGGACGGTCGGCGTCCGGGAGGCCGACGCCGCGAGCCGTGCCCTGGAGGCGACCGCCCGGCGGCTCGGTGACGTCCTCGACCGGGAGCGTGCCTTCAGCGCGCACGTGTCCCACCAGCTGCGCACTCCGCTGACCGGCCTGCTGCTGGGGCTGGAGGCGGGCCTGGAGGAGGACGATCAACGAGCGGTGATCCGCACCGCCCTGGAGCGCGGCGAGCATCTTCAAGAGATCATCGAGGATCTGGTCCGGCTCTCGCGTGGCAGCGCCGGTGACCGTGGCGTCCTCGACGTGACCGCCCTGCTCGACGAGGTCCGGGCCCGTACGGACGTGGACGTGCGCGTCCCGGACAGGTTGCCGGAGGTACGCGCCTCGCTCACCGCCGTACGCCAGATCCTGCACGTCCTGCTGGACAACGCGGTCACCCACGGCCGCCCGCCGGTCACGGTGTCCGTGATCGACCTCGGCAACGGCCTGGCCATCGACGTCACGGACACGGGACCGGGGATCCCCGACGGCACGGACGTCTTCCGCGCTCCCGCGGACGGCCATGGCATCGGGCTCGCCCTCGCTCGCTCACTTGCCGAAGCGGAGGGGGGACGCCTCATTATCCGGCGTTCTTCACCCCCTACGTTTAGCGTTCTTTTGCCAGCGGGTGGATACGGTAGCCGCGATTAG
- a CDS encoding LCP family protein, with amino-acid sequence MAPRQYGGRAVNGREPIPVAGLWRALGLTVASSFVWGVAHVTAGRRAVGFSLMGLLAVLIFGTATAALAFQDRLKQMVVQGFWLNVIIAGILVLAVVWALIVIRSFQILRPPGLPTAMRVTSGALVVIMALMVCTPLVYAANATYVLRDTLSSIFSGDKGGAAVNASDPWKNRPRVNILLLGGDGGKDRKGIRTDSMTVASIDTKTGNTVLLSLPRSLQKFPVPPNLRSKWPYGYTGDAPDPQHPGSVGLLNELYIQGEDHPELVPGGYPRGRRGPHMVENVIGYLLGLKIDYYVLVNLDGFKDIVNAMGGVTVHVEKDLPIGGEIVNGVQTRPPTGVLRAGTHHLDGEKALWYGRSRDADDDFHRMDRQKCLMKDIADQADPQKVVANFQKLANAAKSTISTNIPAALLPALVKLSGTVKHGADIQSLPFNPGKLPGFHVYEPVLSVMHRATQRAIAKSVAPPPPPAASTPAATPTTRRTTTSASRKPATGTAGGQSLKNICK; translated from the coding sequence ATGGCACCACGTCAGTATGGAGGCCGGGCGGTGAACGGCCGCGAGCCGATCCCGGTCGCCGGACTCTGGCGTGCCCTGGGACTCACGGTGGCATCGTCGTTCGTGTGGGGTGTCGCGCACGTCACGGCGGGCCGGCGTGCCGTGGGCTTCAGTCTCATGGGGCTGCTGGCGGTGCTGATCTTCGGCACTGCCACGGCGGCGCTGGCGTTCCAGGATCGTCTCAAGCAGATGGTCGTCCAGGGTTTCTGGCTGAATGTGATCATCGCGGGCATTCTCGTGCTCGCGGTGGTGTGGGCGTTGATCGTCATTCGCTCGTTCCAGATCCTGCGGCCTCCCGGTCTGCCGACCGCGATGCGGGTCACCTCCGGCGCGCTCGTGGTGATCATGGCGCTGATGGTGTGCACGCCACTGGTGTACGCGGCGAACGCGACGTACGTCCTGCGGGACACGCTCTCGAGCATCTTCTCCGGTGACAAGGGCGGCGCCGCGGTGAACGCGTCCGACCCGTGGAAGAACAGGCCGCGCGTCAACATCCTGCTGCTCGGCGGTGACGGCGGTAAGGACCGTAAGGGCATCCGAACCGACAGCATGACGGTCGCCAGCATCGACACCAAGACCGGCAACACCGTCCTGCTCAGCCTGCCGCGGAGCCTGCAGAAGTTCCCCGTGCCGCCGAACCTGCGGTCCAAGTGGCCCTACGGCTACACCGGCGACGCCCCGGACCCCCAGCACCCCGGCAGCGTGGGACTGCTCAACGAGCTGTACATCCAGGGCGAGGACCACCCCGAGCTCGTACCCGGCGGATACCCGAGGGGCAGACGCGGCCCGCACATGGTCGAGAACGTCATCGGCTACCTGCTCGGCCTCAAGATCGACTATTACGTCCTGGTCAACCTCGACGGGTTCAAGGACATCGTCAACGCCATGGGCGGCGTCACGGTGCACGTCGAAAAGGACCTGCCGATCGGCGGTGAGATCGTCAACGGCGTCCAGACGCGTCCGCCGACAGGCGTTCTCAGGGCCGGTACGCACCACCTGGACGGTGAGAAGGCCCTCTGGTACGGCCGCTCCCGCGACGCCGACGACGACTTCCACCGCATGGACCGGCAGAAGTGCCTGATGAAGGACATCGCGGACCAAGCCGACCCGCAGAAGGTCGTCGCCAACTTCCAGAAGCTGGCCAACGCCGCCAAGAGCACCATCTCCACCAACATCCCGGCGGCACTCCTGCCCGCCCTGGTCAAACTGTCCGGCACGGTCAAGCACGGCGCCGACATCCAGAGCCTGCCGTTCAACCCCGGCAAGCTGCCCGGTTTCCACGTGTACGAGCCGGTGCTGAGTGTCATGCACAGGGCGACCCAAAGGGCCATCGCCAAGAGCGTGGCTCCGCCACCGCCGCCCGCGGCGAGCACCCCGGCCGCGACACCCACCACGAGGCGTACCACCACCAGCGCCAGCAGGAAACCGGCGACCGGTACCGCCGGCGGCCAGTCGCTGAAGAACATCTGTAAATAG